From Mucilaginibacter rubeus, a single genomic window includes:
- a CDS encoding phytoene/squalene synthase family protein has product MTTRRPMMNLYDEACFECSKLITKKYSTSFSLGIKTFDKSFRYPIYAIYGFVRYADEIVDTFHDYDQQQLIDRFSDETFRAIKEGISTNPVIHSFQQIVNQYHIDHELIRAFLRSMAMDLDNKAYDKESYQTYIYGSAEVIGLMCLRVFTSDDVLYQSLIPKARSLGAAFQKVNFLRDVKADYTERGRTYFPGIDFNNFTEQDKLTIEAEIKHDFDEAFEGIKRLPVGTRLGVYIAYIYYLQLFKKISYTPANVILQKRIRVSDARKMSLYIKAVLQQKLNVI; this is encoded by the coding sequence ATGACCACGCGAAGGCCAATGATGAACCTGTACGATGAAGCCTGTTTTGAATGCAGTAAACTGATAACTAAAAAGTACAGCACTTCATTTAGTCTCGGCATTAAAACTTTCGATAAAAGTTTCCGGTATCCCATCTATGCCATTTATGGTTTTGTACGTTATGCCGATGAAATTGTGGATACCTTTCATGATTACGATCAGCAGCAACTGATAGACAGGTTTAGCGACGAAACATTTCGCGCAATCAAAGAGGGCATCAGCACTAACCCGGTTATTCATTCCTTTCAGCAAATTGTTAATCAGTATCATATTGATCATGAATTGATCAGGGCTTTTCTGCGATCGATGGCGATGGACCTGGATAATAAGGCCTATGATAAAGAAAGTTATCAGACTTATATCTACGGTTCGGCAGAGGTTATTGGTTTGATGTGCCTGAGGGTGTTTACAAGCGATGATGTTTTATATCAGTCATTAATTCCCAAAGCCCGAAGCCTGGGGGCGGCATTCCAGAAGGTTAATTTTTTGCGTGATGTGAAGGCCGATTATACCGAACGCGGTCGTACCTATTTTCCGGGGATTGACTTTAATAATTTTACCGAGCAGGACAAACTTACCATTGAAGCCGAAATTAAGCACGACTTTGATGAGGCTTTTGAAGGAATAAAACGCCTGCCCGTTGGCACGCGGCTTGGGGTTTATATTGCTTATATTTACTACCTGCAGTTGTTTAAAAAAATAAGTTATACACCTGCTAACGTCATACTACAAAAACGCATCAGGGTATCGGATGCGCGCAAAATGAGTTTATATATCAAGGCTGTGCTGCAGCAAAAGTTAAATGTTATTTAA
- a CDS encoding lycopene cyclase domain-containing protein, translating into MRYAYLLINLLTVFFPVVLSFDKRVAFYKSWKFIWPGMGITGLFFLFWDVLFTIHGVWSFNPAYIVGVKFFGLPLEEMLFFLTVPFACIFIYACLNYYVKWLMPYRLTGIISSMMILLSIMMLIFYHDRLYTTVTFSLLPVLVLLIQYIFKADWLNRYYLAYFVALLPFYIVNGILTSIPIVLYNNAENIGKRVGTIPFEDHFYLMALLLMNIGFFEYFKQRKLSR; encoded by the coding sequence GTGAGATACGCCTATTTATTGATCAATTTGCTCACGGTATTTTTCCCTGTGGTGCTTTCGTTTGATAAAAGGGTAGCTTTTTACAAAAGCTGGAAGTTTATATGGCCCGGCATGGGCATAACCGGTTTGTTTTTTTTGTTTTGGGACGTGCTTTTTACCATCCATGGCGTTTGGTCGTTTAACCCGGCGTACATAGTTGGCGTTAAGTTTTTTGGTTTGCCCTTAGAGGAAATGCTGTTTTTTTTAACCGTGCCCTTTGCCTGCATATTCATTTACGCCTGCCTTAATTACTACGTTAAATGGCTGATGCCATACAGGCTTACAGGTATTATAAGCAGCATGATGATATTGCTGAGTATAATGATGCTTATATTTTATCATGACCGGCTTTATACCACGGTTACTTTCAGTTTGTTGCCGGTATTGGTTTTACTGATTCAGTATATTTTTAAGGCCGATTGGCTTAACCGGTATTACCTGGCGTACTTTGTAGCTCTTTTGCCGTTTTACATTGTGAATGGCATATTAACTTCGATACCCATTGTGCTGTATAACAATGCCGAGAATATCGGGAAACGCGTAGGTACTATCCCTTTTGAAGATCATTTTTACCTGATGGCGTTATTGCTCATGAATATTGGTTTCTTTGAATACTTTAA